From a region of the Oligoflexus sp. genome:
- a CDS encoding molybdenum cofactor biosynthesis protein MoaE translates to MSDTIQVRITDKPIDTAALLRGHGASHHGAQVSFFGVVRDINLGRTVTGIEYDAFVPLAEQTFREFCTEAQATWGQDMHVTIVHRTGSLGIGDISVALLVSTRHRAEAYEISRYIIEELKHRSPIWKKEHYSDGSSDWVQGHALCQHDHRHITGWREAQSGHTLEQGHAHHHPPQGTGESV, encoded by the coding sequence ATGTCCGATACGATTCAGGTGCGTATCACCGACAAACCCATAGATACGGCGGCCCTGCTGCGTGGCCACGGCGCTTCCCATCACGGCGCTCAGGTCAGCTTTTTCGGAGTTGTACGGGACATCAATCTGGGCCGCACAGTGACTGGAATTGAATACGACGCCTTTGTTCCCCTGGCCGAGCAAACCTTTCGTGAATTCTGTACGGAAGCCCAGGCCACCTGGGGCCAGGATATGCACGTCACGATAGTTCATCGAACCGGCAGTCTGGGCATTGGTGATATCAGCGTCGCGCTTTTGGTGTCGACGCGGCATCGGGCCGAGGCTTACGAAATATCGCGCTACATCATCGAAGAGCTCAAGCACAGGTCGCCGATCTGGAAGAAGGAACATTATAGCGACGGCTCCAGCGACTGGGTTCAGGGCCACGCGCTTTGCCAGCACGATCATCGCCACATCACGGGCTGGCGTGAAGCGCAGTCAGGTCACACCTTGGAGCAGGGGCACGCGCATCATCATCCACCCCAGGGAACGGGAGAATCCGTATGA
- the moaA gene encoding GTP 3',8-cyclase MoaA: MLQDTHGRKFPYLRLSVTDACNFRCGYCLPNGYQKPAGCAPFLNQNEIRQLVTAFANLGCQKVRLTGGEPTLRRDIVDITRMISETPGIQTVALSTNGYRLEHLATSLYEAGLKSLNISVDSLDPQRFADFTGQDMLPRVLDGIDRALELPFKSVKVNSVLMRGTWEEELDRFSEWIRLRPVTVRWIELMPTGGNARFFQDHFISSQKLRDRLLDRGWMPIPRDEDGGPAQEFLHPEYLGRLGVIAPYARNFCQSCNRLRVTSRGGLRLCLFGDGEQDLRPLMQESAQLTELTQTIERALLGKAISHALETGSFGNNQTFSAMGG; encoded by the coding sequence ATGCTGCAGGATACCCACGGACGCAAGTTTCCGTATCTGCGCCTCTCGGTGACGGATGCTTGTAATTTTCGCTGTGGGTATTGCCTGCCGAACGGCTATCAAAAGCCCGCGGGCTGCGCGCCCTTTTTAAATCAGAATGAAATCAGACAGCTCGTCACCGCCTTTGCCAACCTTGGTTGTCAGAAGGTGCGGCTGACCGGTGGCGAGCCGACTCTCAGACGCGATATCGTCGATATCACCCGCATGATTTCTGAAACTCCTGGCATTCAAACCGTGGCGCTTTCCACCAATGGCTACCGATTGGAACACCTGGCGACCTCGCTCTATGAAGCCGGATTGAAGTCTCTCAACATCAGCGTGGATTCGCTGGATCCCCAGCGTTTTGCTGATTTTACCGGACAGGACATGCTGCCTCGCGTTCTGGATGGTATTGATCGCGCTTTGGAACTGCCCTTCAAATCGGTGAAGGTGAATTCCGTTCTGATGCGTGGCACCTGGGAAGAGGAACTCGATCGTTTCTCCGAGTGGATCCGCCTGCGGCCGGTCACGGTCAGGTGGATCGAGCTGATGCCGACCGGCGGCAATGCCCGCTTTTTCCAGGATCATTTCATCAGCAGCCAGAAGCTCCGCGATCGACTTTTGGATCGCGGTTGGATGCCGATTCCTCGGGATGAGGACGGTGGACCGGCCCAGGAATTTCTGCATCCCGAATATCTCGGGCGTCTTGGTGTGATCGCGCCTTACGCTCGCAATTTCTGTCAGTCCTGCAACCGTTTGCGCGTAACGAGTCGCGGCGGCCTGCGCCTTTGCCTCTTCGGTGATGGCGAGCAGGATCTTCGGCCTTTGATGCAGGAAAGCGCGCAGCTGACGGAACTGACCCAGACCATCGAACGGGCGCTTTTGGGCAAGGCCATTTCCCACGCCCTCGAAACCGGCAGCTTCGGCAACAATCAAACGTTCTCGGCCATGGGCGGTTGA
- a CDS encoding fructosamine kinase family protein, producing MLGKIPDFDISQLQKLKKADGASQTPAYFGIMADGRKVFVKEDREGTGLLEAEADGLMALRNADALRVPEIIFRSRHWLVMEAIEREAAGDAFWTLLAEGLVRLHRTTGPWGWPRNNFIGRSPQYNKGAQNSWAEFFWEQRILPQLDGLRAREIWTAAEEKWLAVLEYHVKRILADVHEPPSLLHGDLWSGNVLCGWQQTPILIDPAVYLGHRETDLAMTELFGGFARSFYQRYKELWPLAPGYPARRLVYNFYHKLNHANLYGSGYIWDVKKTLLDIVKLADVQPPMAENV from the coding sequence ATGTTGGGAAAAATCCCGGATTTTGATATCAGCCAGCTGCAAAAACTCAAGAAGGCCGATGGGGCCAGTCAGACCCCGGCGTATTTCGGAATCATGGCGGATGGACGCAAAGTCTTTGTCAAAGAGGACCGCGAAGGCACAGGCCTTTTGGAGGCGGAAGCCGATGGCCTCATGGCCTTGCGGAATGCGGACGCACTGCGGGTACCTGAGATTATTTTTCGTTCGCGGCATTGGCTCGTCATGGAAGCGATCGAACGCGAGGCGGCCGGTGATGCTTTCTGGACCTTACTGGCGGAAGGATTGGTGCGACTGCATCGGACGACCGGCCCCTGGGGCTGGCCGCGGAATAATTTTATCGGCCGGAGCCCTCAGTATAATAAGGGTGCGCAGAACTCATGGGCGGAATTTTTCTGGGAGCAAAGGATACTGCCGCAGCTTGATGGGCTGCGCGCGCGGGAAATTTGGACGGCCGCGGAAGAAAAGTGGCTCGCGGTCCTTGAGTATCATGTGAAGCGGATCCTCGCCGATGTTCACGAGCCGCCTTCCCTGCTGCACGGTGATCTTTGGTCCGGCAATGTCCTTTGCGGGTGGCAGCAGACGCCGATTCTTATAGACCCGGCCGTTTACCTGGGCCATCGCGAAACCGATCTGGCCATGACCGAACTCTTCGGAGGTTTCGCCCGCAGTTTTTATCAGCGTTATAAGGAACTCTGGCCGCTCGCGCCCGGTTATCCCGCAAGGCGACTCGTTTATAACTTTTATCATAAACTGAATCACGCCAACCTTTATGGCAGCGGCTATATCTGGGATGTGAAGAAGACCCTGCTGGATATCGTGAAGCTGGCGGACGTTCAACCGCCCATGGCCGAGAACGTTTGA
- a CDS encoding Hsp70 family protein — protein MKTWLAIDFGTSNSLVAAATAKGRTEPLPIDPSHDDPTILRSVLYSPARQEWDFGEDAISKYYDFGAEGRIFRSLKKFLPDPVFSGTQVHGIFHSLEDLLGRLMRTIRTRAEKHLNQSLESVVLGHPALFSPQPELHQQALNRLEKAAQLAGFKEVAFCPEPVAAAHHFASQLDRARTVLIADFGGGTSDFTIVRMRPEGFAPEDVLALGGLSIAGDAFDGSIMENVVAPYFGSKIEYRMPFSSNVLSLPKALVRKMCSPADLLLLGRQDYLEFFRKLDDWSVGQDDGLILDRLRILVEERQGYHLFQCIEEGKKALSAMEVGPINYEYPGIDLHLGLPRDQFRQFSTPLVQNILKSLDQTVAQAGLAYDDIDIVCCTGGTARLGAISEALAQRLGAEKLQQHMPFHAVINGLAERAVQIAKDGR, from the coding sequence ATGAAAACATGGCTGGCCATCGACTTCGGAACTTCCAACTCTCTTGTGGCCGCTGCTACTGCGAAGGGACGTACCGAGCCCCTGCCGATTGATCCCAGTCATGACGATCCTACGATACTTCGCAGTGTGCTCTATTCTCCGGCCCGTCAGGAATGGGATTTCGGTGAAGACGCCATCAGCAAATACTACGATTTCGGCGCGGAAGGCCGTATTTTTCGGTCTTTGAAAAAATTCCTGCCCGATCCGGTTTTTTCCGGCACGCAGGTGCATGGCATCTTTCATTCGCTGGAAGATCTTCTGGGACGCCTGATGCGCACGATCCGCACGCGCGCGGAAAAGCATTTGAATCAATCTCTGGAATCGGTCGTGCTCGGCCATCCGGCGCTTTTTTCCCCGCAGCCTGAACTGCATCAGCAGGCTCTGAATCGCTTGGAGAAAGCCGCGCAGCTGGCCGGTTTCAAAGAAGTCGCCTTCTGTCCTGAGCCCGTGGCGGCCGCGCATCATTTCGCCAGCCAGCTCGATCGCGCGCGTACGGTTCTGATCGCGGACTTCGGCGGTGGAACGAGCGACTTCACGATCGTCCGCATGCGGCCGGAAGGCTTTGCGCCTGAGGACGTCCTGGCCCTGGGTGGTCTGTCGATCGCCGGGGATGCGTTTGATGGCAGCATCATGGAGAACGTGGTCGCGCCTTATTTCGGTTCGAAAATCGAATATCGCATGCCCTTCAGTTCCAATGTGCTGAGCCTGCCGAAAGCCTTGGTGCGGAAGATGTGTTCGCCTGCCGACCTGCTGTTGCTCGGTCGCCAGGATTACCTGGAGTTTTTCAGAAAGCTCGATGATTGGAGCGTCGGACAGGACGATGGTCTGATCCTGGATCGCCTGCGGATTCTGGTCGAGGAACGTCAGGGCTATCACCTTTTCCAATGTATCGAAGAGGGAAAAAAAGCCCTTTCCGCCATGGAAGTCGGTCCCATCAACTACGAATATCCCGGCATTGATCTGCATCTGGGACTGCCCCGCGATCAATTCCGACAGTTTTCAACACCGCTGGTGCAAAACATTCTGAAGAGCCTGGATCAGACCGTGGCGCAGGCCGGCCTTGCTTATGATGATATTGATATCGTCTGCTGCACGGGGGGTACGGCCCGCCTCGGCGCGATCTCCGAAGCGCTGGCGCAAAGGCTCGGGGCCGAGAAGCTGCAGCAGCACATGCCGTTCCATGCCGTCATCAACGGCCTTGCGGAACGTGCGGTGCAGATTGCGAAGGACGGCCGCTGA
- a CDS encoding O-antigen ligase family protein, which produces MLVGLFLGLLLSSTLGFFPGLQDPYIPARLIGLLALTGAACLAIIFDRTLRERLRELTVLLGVIVGWSILQVALDLLRSGAGSTSMGISRDITLICVSFLSLHLLKKEENFLYTLGWLNTLLAVNIAGLGLGQLAGASLPWFPSSGLGPETLTNINVIAQYLGFSLALGLYLLSREKDFLPRAILILACGCMLAYPLLIVCRSVLIGVCLLLAFAIISQRLQGKEAIAIVLATALFSFFIARPVLKQFEGSKPHFVNSATQATDAAILNQTFGSMSGRIFLWQRTMDMIKDRPWLGFGRGSYELASSAYVLKDASPFRSESRVVDNPQNELLRLCSELGLPLGAALVLGFLGLLAKALAAAHRFGDPEDRAVLAANLGFILLTESIFQFPLMMPVGIIFFALLISLLCSLLPPLRLRALPLPWARMGMGIVALLLMLQASRLAWAEYAASHPTMASRDVERACKLMPEHWRVCLRYSKELMDAGRWQEAAALNMRRLEKYPGFHPSERVAALSAWNQGHIADACALAKRYQQQFLGQSSLEFISKHCEDIMRD; this is translated from the coding sequence ATGTTGGTCGGACTATTTCTTGGTCTTTTGTTAAGCTCCACACTCGGCTTCTTTCCTGGGCTTCAGGACCCTTATATTCCCGCGCGACTGATCGGACTTTTGGCGTTAACAGGGGCGGCGTGCCTGGCCATCATCTTCGATCGCACGCTGCGTGAGCGCCTGCGTGAGCTTACGGTTCTGCTGGGCGTCATCGTCGGCTGGAGCATCCTGCAGGTGGCTTTGGATCTTCTCAGGTCCGGAGCGGGCAGCACATCCATGGGAATCAGTCGTGACATCACCCTGATCTGCGTCAGCTTCCTCAGCCTCCATCTTTTGAAAAAAGAGGAGAATTTCCTCTATACTTTAGGCTGGCTCAACACCCTTTTGGCTGTAAACATCGCCGGCCTTGGGCTGGGGCAGTTGGCTGGGGCGTCGCTCCCCTGGTTCCCATCGAGTGGACTCGGGCCGGAGACCCTGACCAACATCAATGTCATCGCCCAGTATTTGGGTTTCAGCCTCGCCCTTGGTCTTTATCTTCTGTCCCGCGAAAAAGATTTTCTGCCTCGTGCGATTCTGATCCTCGCCTGCGGCTGCATGCTCGCCTATCCCCTTCTCATCGTGTGTCGCTCGGTGTTGATCGGCGTCTGCCTTCTGCTGGCTTTCGCGATCATCTCGCAGCGTTTGCAGGGGAAGGAGGCGATCGCCATCGTGCTCGCCACGGCGCTCTTCAGTTTTTTCATCGCGCGTCCGGTTTTGAAACAATTCGAAGGCAGTAAACCGCACTTCGTCAACAGCGCGACCCAGGCCACCGATGCGGCCATCCTGAATCAAACGTTCGGCAGCATGTCCGGCCGCATTTTCCTTTGGCAAAGAACGATGGATATGATCAAGGACAGACCCTGGCTGGGCTTTGGTCGCGGCAGCTACGAGCTGGCGTCCTCCGCTTATGTGCTGAAAGACGCCTCCCCTTTCCGTTCGGAATCGCGGGTCGTGGATAATCCGCAGAATGAGCTTCTGAGGCTCTGCAGCGAACTGGGGCTGCCGCTGGGTGCCGCGCTCGTGCTGGGTTTTCTGGGGCTTTTGGCCAAGGCTTTGGCCGCCGCGCATCGCTTTGGTGATCCCGAGGACAGAGCCGTGCTGGCCGCGAATCTTGGCTTCATCCTTCTGACCGAATCCATCTTTCAGTTTCCGCTGATGATGCCGGTTGGAATTATTTTCTTTGCTTTGCTCATAAGTCTTCTCTGCAGTCTTTTGCCACCGCTTCGGCTGCGCGCTCTGCCTTTGCCCTGGGCCCGCATGGGAATGGGCATCGTGGCCCTGCTTCTGATGCTGCAGGCCTCGCGACTCGCCTGGGCAGAGTACGCCGCATCCCACCCGACCATGGCCAGTCGTGACGTGGAACGCGCATGCAAACTGATGCCCGAGCACTGGCGTGTGTGCCTGCGTTACAGCAAGGAGCTGATGGATGCGGGGCGCTGGCAGGAGGCGGCCGCTTTGAATATGCGGCGTCTTGAGAAATATCCTGGTTTTCATCCCAGCGAACGCGTGGCCGCGTTGAGCGCGTGGAATCAGGGTCACATCGCCGATGCCTGCGCTCTGGCGAAACGCTATCAGCAGCAGTTCCTGGGCCAGAGCAGCCTGGAGTTCATCAGCAAACACTGCGAAGACATCATGCGCGATTGA
- a CDS encoding 7TM diverse intracellular signaling domain-containing protein, giving the protein MNLWVLFLMLLAVPGPALAEDAVNFVIEGESFSARQQFVYNAGIHDAELTEEEMLRIFHEKRYEFSTQYEMQYRKYSYWVLTVENRNPVPTRAFMRFPLLMPMTKAWLYTEGSLKPFSRYPVVFDMLYTELPPGRSMILGMRLSGGDVRGRATTITMHDFEHSAWMVTTEQHLMGGLVGAVAIMVLYNFGMYLFFRRIYFLYYTIYSAAAMYCIAIFSGYLPWDLPRLGVGLAVSGLGLLLFSNSALSLRSTKPRLYKISLALIAYCGIFATTMLLYPAWTMIAISMPLVLLFCVYTSVNRALDGFRPAVYLVIGWVGLMISALLAVLNVTFFGTQVFANLAPYGFALEICFFSFAIGQKVRLSEQRALRESEHAFNQLKKVFYPHQIEQIKSGTELEKTMPTGRGQAAVISFDIIESSKIQQPKAKAFIENSIKSCVSIINENYDPERLRANGYRIKEVGDGFLCSVGYPFQLPDGVVAAACAVELSLRFIHIFQNQVNQMLDHAPVYCSIGIAMDSLEGYFPKVGTIEYDVYGRAVILATRYESFRRQLFPQGVPGHILTLHEKVYEQLPPELQAKFQEVDLHRTHMVVRDDLAAAKTYYWLMQPEDIIESDRAAS; this is encoded by the coding sequence ATGAATTTGTGGGTTCTATTCCTGATGCTTCTCGCTGTCCCCGGCCCAGCCCTGGCCGAGGACGCGGTGAATTTTGTCATTGAAGGCGAGTCCTTTTCCGCCCGCCAGCAGTTTGTGTACAATGCCGGGATTCATGACGCGGAACTCACGGAAGAGGAAATGCTCCGCATCTTTCATGAGAAACGCTACGAGTTTTCCACGCAGTATGAGATGCAGTACCGGAAATACTCGTACTGGGTCCTGACTGTCGAAAATCGTAATCCGGTGCCGACGCGCGCCTTCATGCGCTTTCCGCTGCTCATGCCCATGACCAAGGCCTGGCTTTACACAGAAGGCAGCTTAAAGCCCTTCAGCCGTTATCCGGTCGTCTTCGATATGCTGTATACCGAACTTCCGCCCGGCCGTTCGATGATCCTTGGCATGCGGCTGAGCGGTGGGGATGTGCGGGGCCGCGCCACGACCATCACCATGCATGATTTTGAACACAGCGCCTGGATGGTCACGACCGAACAGCACCTCATGGGTGGGCTCGTCGGTGCGGTGGCGATCATGGTGCTCTATAATTTCGGGATGTATCTCTTTTTCCGCCGCATCTACTTTCTCTATTACACCATCTATAGCGCTGCGGCCATGTACTGCATCGCGATTTTTTCCGGCTACCTGCCGTGGGATCTGCCGCGTCTGGGCGTGGGGCTGGCTGTGTCCGGTCTGGGTCTTTTGCTCTTCAGCAATAGCGCTCTTTCGCTGCGCAGCACCAAACCGCGGCTTTATAAAATATCACTGGCTTTGATCGCCTACTGTGGGATTTTTGCGACGACCATGCTGCTTTACCCGGCGTGGACCATGATCGCCATCAGCATGCCGCTCGTCCTTCTTTTCTGTGTGTATACATCCGTGAATCGGGCCCTCGATGGTTTCCGCCCGGCGGTTTATCTCGTCATCGGCTGGGTGGGGCTGATGATCTCGGCGCTGCTCGCGGTGCTGAACGTCACCTTCTTTGGAACGCAGGTCTTCGCCAATCTCGCGCCTTATGGTTTTGCCCTGGAAATCTGCTTTTTCTCCTTCGCCATCGGTCAGAAGGTGCGCCTCTCCGAGCAGAGGGCTCTGCGGGAAAGTGAACATGCCTTCAATCAGCTGAAAAAGGTGTTCTACCCGCATCAGATCGAACAGATCAAAAGCGGGACCGAGCTCGAGAAGACCATGCCCACCGGCAGGGGCCAGGCGGCGGTAATCAGCTTTGATATCATTGAAAGTTCGAAGATCCAGCAACCGAAGGCCAAGGCCTTCATTGAGAATTCCATCAAAAGCTGCGTCTCGATCATCAACGAAAACTATGATCCTGAACGTCTGCGGGCCAACGGCTACCGCATCAAGGAAGTGGGCGACGGGTTCCTTTGCTCGGTGGGTTATCCCTTCCAGCTGCCTGACGGCGTGGTGGCCGCCGCCTGCGCGGTGGAACTGAGCCTTCGCTTCATCCACATCTTTCAAAATCAGGTCAATCAGATGCTCGACCATGCGCCGGTCTATTGTTCAATCGGGATCGCCATGGATTCGCTGGAAGGATATTTTCCCAAGGTCGGAACGATTGAATACGATGTATACGGGCGCGCCGTGATCCTGGCCACCCGCTATGAATCGTTCCGGCGTCAGCTCTTCCCTCAGGGCGTCCCCGGGCATATTTTGACTTTGCATGAAAAAGTTTATGAACAGCTCCCGCCCGAGCTTCAGGCCAAATTCCAGGAAGTCGATCTGCATCGCACGCATATGGTCGTGCGGGATGATCTGGCTGCAGCGAAGACTTATTACTGGCTCATGCAGCCCGAGGACATCATCGAATCCGATCGGGCGGCGAGTTGA
- a CDS encoding 7TM-DISM domain-containing protein, with product MIRWLILISWVFSLQMVQAAEEEPTFVIDADRFSVGQAHDYRIGNFEQELTETELLDILRERRYEKTHIFEVKYNQNLYFSYVVHNVSGRAQTVYVRFPLWFMKSNLWLLKDGRLVALKRYPRWGDTFYIDLPPGVHRMVGMRHSASTQTGQAKGVRMLDFQTLEEEWRGIEMLLAIVYGAVGTMIFYNFGMYLVHRRIFFVFYMLYSGAALYVLLIINGYIPYHMPHLSLAGFLGCVALILFCNSSLNIRHRFPRVQRASLVCGLICLLLSAFSMVTGHWLGFSLSMPVVMAYCLLASVVSLRSGYKPALYFVIGWGVFLVCCSVVVMNIAFWGFTILGYLVILGFAAEVSLFSFAIGQKVRLAEEEALRANDHAFSQLKKVFYPHQIHMMKEGLALEETMPTSERDACAICFDIVRSSLIESHSGRSFIEDSLKACESALTEHYDGESMVATGYRVKEMGDGFLCTVGYPFRTVNGQDTAMGAMELALNFVKIFQKQVDELAPGQLIFCSVGLAFGNIQGHFPKVGVVEYEVGGRAVDLAQRYESFRKLHFPDGPPAHVITVHAALYQQLPSHLQKNFISVDLRAASVVMRDDPAATHVYYCLLSPDAVRDSHQISA from the coding sequence ATGATCCGATGGCTGATTCTCATCAGCTGGGTTTTTTCTCTTCAGATGGTTCAGGCCGCTGAGGAAGAACCGACCTTTGTCATCGACGCGGATCGTTTCTCGGTGGGCCAGGCCCACGATTACCGCATCGGCAATTTCGAGCAGGAGCTGACCGAAACTGAACTGCTCGATATCCTGAGGGAACGCCGCTACGAGAAGACCCATATTTTTGAAGTGAAGTATAATCAGAACCTCTATTTTTCCTATGTCGTCCATAACGTGAGCGGACGCGCGCAGACCGTTTACGTCCGCTTCCCGCTCTGGTTCATGAAATCCAACCTCTGGCTCCTGAAAGACGGTCGCCTCGTTGCCCTGAAGCGCTACCCGCGCTGGGGCGACACTTTCTATATAGATCTGCCGCCCGGCGTGCATCGCATGGTCGGGATGCGGCACTCCGCTTCGACCCAGACGGGTCAGGCCAAGGGCGTGCGGATGCTTGATTTTCAAACGCTCGAAGAGGAATGGCGGGGCATCGAGATGCTGCTGGCGATCGTCTATGGTGCGGTCGGGACCATGATCTTCTATAACTTCGGCATGTACCTCGTCCACCGTCGTATCTTTTTCGTCTTTTACATGCTCTATAGCGGAGCCGCGCTCTACGTCCTCCTCATCATCAACGGGTATATTCCCTATCATATGCCTCATCTCAGCCTCGCTGGTTTTCTCGGCTGCGTCGCGCTCATTCTTTTCTGCAACAGCTCGCTCAACATTCGGCACAGATTCCCCAGGGTCCAGCGCGCCTCGCTGGTCTGTGGCCTGATCTGCCTGCTTTTATCCGCGTTCTCGATGGTCACCGGACATTGGCTTGGTTTTTCGCTGAGCATGCCTGTGGTGATGGCTTACTGTCTTCTGGCCTCGGTCGTCAGTTTAAGGTCGGGCTATAAACCGGCTCTTTATTTTGTGATAGGCTGGGGCGTGTTCCTCGTCTGCTGCAGCGTCGTCGTCATGAATATCGCCTTCTGGGGCTTCACGATCCTGGGCTACCTCGTCATCCTCGGCTTCGCGGCGGAGGTGAGCCTTTTCTCGTTCGCCATTGGTCAGAAGGTGCGGCTGGCCGAAGAGGAAGCGCTGCGGGCCAACGATCATGCGTTCAGTCAGCTGAAGAAAGTTTTCTATCCGCATCAGATCCATATGATGAAAGAAGGTCTTGCGTTGGAAGAGACCATGCCCACGAGTGAGCGCGATGCCTGTGCGATCTGTTTCGATATCGTCCGCAGTTCGTTGATTGAAAGTCATAGTGGCCGCAGCTTTATCGAGGATTCTCTGAAGGCCTGCGAATCGGCCCTGACCGAGCATTACGACGGTGAGTCCATGGTCGCGACTGGCTATCGGGTCAAGGAAATGGGTGATGGTTTTCTTTGCACCGTCGGTTATCCCTTCCGCACCGTGAATGGACAGGATACGGCCATGGGAGCGATGGAGTTGGCGCTCAATTTTGTGAAGATCTTTCAAAAGCAGGTAGACGAACTGGCGCCTGGCCAGCTGATTTTTTGTTCAGTCGGCCTGGCCTTCGGCAATATTCAGGGGCACTTTCCCAAAGTCGGCGTGGTGGAGTATGAGGTCGGCGGAAGGGCCGTGGATCTTGCGCAACGCTATGAATCCTTTCGCAAGCTGCACTTCCCCGACGGGCCGCCTGCTCATGTGATCACGGTGCATGCGGCGCTCTATCAGCAGCTGCCGTCCCATCTGCAGAAAAACTTCATTTCTGTCGATTTGCGCGCAGCGTCGGTGGTCATGCGTGATGATCCCGCGGCCACTCACGTTTATTACTGTCTCCTCTCGCCCGACGCTGTCCGCGATTCCCATCAGATTTCTGCCTGA
- a CDS encoding SAM-dependent methyltransferase, translated as MQPSELSIVGIGHGQLDQLTLTGLALIRDADIIIHDGEDETGIEAAWFSHKRCLVHTPQYDGAAMEPECRRIAEWIRSGMKVVRLSHEQVDHKKRLDRELYFLRRFGVKIRFVPSLQSLHDEAWNLGLPWLSEAHRGNFRIIPSTQVRGDRNFWRYLADEAQTLAVDVGRGKIENFIERLLLAGADPDRPVALVAHHPTQSPVCWLTTLEEVDELLPQWKPNAATIVYIGTWPHAIRDTESNQSFWGSLEAAAEVWLRAQRA; from the coding sequence ATGCAGCCATCAGAGCTTTCTATTGTGGGAATCGGACATGGACAACTCGATCAGCTGACGTTGACCGGGCTCGCCCTGATTCGTGATGCCGACATCATCATTCATGATGGTGAGGATGAAACCGGAATTGAAGCCGCATGGTTTTCTCATAAGCGTTGTCTCGTTCACACGCCCCAGTACGATGGCGCGGCGATGGAACCGGAATGCCGCCGCATCGCCGAATGGATCCGCAGCGGGATGAAAGTGGTGCGCCTCAGCCACGAGCAGGTCGATCATAAGAAACGTTTGGATCGTGAACTTTATTTTCTGCGGCGCTTCGGTGTGAAGATTCGCTTCGTCCCGAGCCTGCAGTCGCTGCACGATGAAGCCTGGAACCTGGGCCTGCCCTGGTTATCCGAAGCCCATCGCGGCAACTTCCGCATCATTCCCTCGACCCAGGTGCGCGGTGATCGCAATTTCTGGCGTTACCTCGCTGATGAGGCTCAGACGCTCGCGGTCGATGTGGGTCGTGGAAAAATCGAAAACTTCATCGAACGCCTTCTTCTCGCCGGCGCCGATCCCGATCGGCCGGTGGCTTTGGTCGCGCATCATCCCACGCAAAGCCCTGTCTGCTGGCTGACGACTCTTGAGGAAGTGGACGAGCTTTTACCGCAGTGGAAGCCGAACGCGGCGACTATTGTCTATATCGGGACCTGGCCCCACGCGATTCGGGACACGGAATCGAATCAGAGTTTCTGGGGATCTTTGGAGGCGGCGGCGGAGGTTTGGCTTCGTGCCCAGCGAGCATGA
- a CDS encoding D-Ala-D-Ala carboxypeptidase family metallohydrolase — protein sequence MATRNTEFVETMVEVLPLAGEFEEEPMLSRYFTLEQLTWSELARKKGITNTPSEKQIENLKYLCTMVLDPLKEKLGKHITIVSGFRSRELNAAMYGSPESWHMAEDDKAAVDIMCKGASLKRIAETLDEMQVPFDKVIMSYDRGIVHIQVRRPKRENIARKIVGGVVRYQAIKA from the coding sequence ATGGCGACGAGAAACACAGAGTTCGTGGAAACGATGGTCGAGGTTCTGCCGCTTGCAGGCGAGTTTGAAGAGGAACCCATGCTGTCGCGCTACTTCACCCTTGAGCAGCTCACCTGGTCCGAGCTGGCAAGAAAGAAGGGCATCACCAACACCCCGAGTGAGAAGCAGATCGAGAACCTCAAGTATCTCTGCACGATGGTGCTGGATCCTTTGAAGGAAAAACTCGGCAAGCACATCACGATCGTGTCCGGCTTCCGCAGCCGCGAACTGAACGCTGCGATGTACGGTTCACCCGAAAGCTGGCATATGGCGGAAGATGACAAGGCCGCTGTGGATATCATGTGCAAAGGCGCGTCGCTGAAGAGGATCGCCGAGACTCTCGACGAGATGCAGGTGCCTTTTGATAAGGTGATCATGAGCTACGATCGCGGGATCGTGCACATCCAGGTTCGTCGTCCCAAGCGGGAAAACATCGCCCGTAAAATCGTGGGTGGCGTCGTTCGCTACCAGGCGATCAAAGCTTGA